Genomic window (Salvelinus fontinalis isolate EN_2023a chromosome 3, ASM2944872v1, whole genome shotgun sequence):
CAGGCCTGCATCCTGCGCTCTCACATGGACATTAAGGAGAACCGCATCAAAGAGCTGGAGGCTGAACTCACCATGGTGAgacgtacactcacacacacgcacactgatacacacacacatgagcacatgcacacacccacacacacaccaatatgcACTGACACCCACAGGTTTTGCTCTGAATTGGAATTCCTGCATTTTCTTTCTTGTTAAGGTACCCTTTAGAGTCTGTTGTCTTGCCTGACTGACAGATGGACTCATTATTCAGTCCATGTCCTTAATCCCTCTCCACTGCCAGACAACAGCAGTCAGCCAACAACAGCCAGTCAGTCCACCTACTCTGTGGGGCTCCTCTAACTCCTCACTACACACAGCAGCAGTAGCTGATAAGATTTCTCAGAGCTAGAATAGcccatatctctgtctctgtcaagtgCTCCCAGCCAGAGAATTATGCTAACCTTGATGGAATGATCTGTCCCATCTAATCCCACACATATTTCAACACACCCTGCAATTCCAAACACGTGCCTACACCTATAGGTGTAACAGTGCTCCTATGTgtatacacactgagtgtacaaaacactcagaacaccttgctaatattgagttgcacccctttttgctctcagaacagcctcaattcaccagggcatggactctacaaggtgtcgaaagcgttccacatggatgctggcccatgttgactccaatgcttcccacagttgtgtcaagttggctggatgtcctttgggtggtggaccattcctgatacacacgggaaactgttgagcgtaaaaaaaacagcagcgttacagttcttTACTCAAactagtgcgcctggcacctactctcataccccgttcaaaggcacttaaatcttttgtcttgcccattccccctctgaatggcgaacatacacaatccatgtctcaattgtctcaaggcttaaattcTTCTTTAGCCTCTCttcccttcatctgcactgattgaaatggatttaacatgtgacatcaatgagggatcatagctttcacctggattcacctgatcagtctatgtcatagaaagagccGCAAAGAGCAGGTGtatgtaatggaaagagcaggtgtttgtacactcagtgtatgtgtgtatggtgCATCAGTGCATACATGCCTctaagcatgtactgtatgtgcgtgtgtctgtaccACTGTATCTTACCgccctgtgtgtgtatttatggcAGGCAAAACAGTCCCTGGCCACGCTGACTAAGGACGTGCCGAAGCGCCAGTCCTTGGCCATGCCCTCAGAGCCGGTGGTGAACGGCAGTCAGGAGTGGGCGATGCAGGGAGACCTGCCCCTCACCGCTGCCATCCGCCAGAGCCAACAAACACTCTACCACGGACACACTGTGGACCGCCAGGgtaggcagtggtgtaaagaacttaagtaaaaatactttaaagtattacttaagttgttttttggggtatctgtactatactatttatatttttgacaaattttacttttacttcactacattcctaaagaaaataatgtacattttactccataaattttccttgacacccaaaagaactcattacattttgagtgcttagcaggacaggaaaatggtcccaTTCATGCACTGATCAAGAGAGCATCCCTGGtcatggactcactaaacacacatgcttcctttgtaaatgatggctggatgttggagtgtgcccctggctattcgtAAAAAAAGAAAATGGCGCCGTCTCTTTTGCATAATACAAGgactttgaaatgatttatacttttacttttgatacttaagtatatttaaaaccagatacttttagtaTTTTACATTTTAAGTATGGATGGTCCTGGTTACCGAACCtacctggtgttgcaagcaccattgCTCTgtcaactgagctacagaggaccactctctcacacacataaacaaacagcACAACCATTACAGTGGCTCAGTGTGAGGTGACTaatgtgtgtctctcctctccagcgGTGGTCAGGGTCAGTCCCTGCCACTCCCGCCAGCCCTCTACCATCTCGGACGCGTCAGCAGCTGACGGGGATCGGTCGTCCACCCCCAGTGACATCAACTCCCCCCGCCATCGGACACACTCCCTCTGTAATGTAAGAGCTGCCTGGCACCCCCGACCAAGTAATCACACCTCCGCAATTCTCTATAAGTACCTTTACTCCTCTTtgttccgtctgtctgtctgtttgtctttacCTGCTCTTTCAGTTGGTTTGGTTCTGTTGCAGTATTGGTTATTGTAGTTCTGTGATTGAATCTGCAAGTCGTTTGAGTGAGAATCTCCTGTTTCATTGACTAACCcgaatgtctgtctgtcctctgcactctctctctctgtcctactcccctctgcccctttcactctctttcctctctcccccctactgCCCTCTCCTTCCCCTGGCCTAGTCTATGGAGGACCTGGAGGACCAGAAGCGTAAGactaagaagaaggagaagatgtGTCTGGGCTCCCTCTCCCGGGTGTTTGCTCGGGGCAAGCAGCGCAAGTCAATGGACCCGGGCCTGTTTGATGGTACATCCATCCCTGATTATTACATAGAGGAGGATGCCGactggtgatggtgtgtgtggattTATGTGTGGTTGTGTGCATGCGGATGtgcgtgtctgtctctgtctctctgtgcgtgtgtgtgtgtgtgtgtgtgtgtttgaccatGTGCATGGCGTGCGGGTGTGTTGCCGTATGTGCCCACAAGAAAAACCTGAGACAACTGCTGCCCCCAGAAAATGTATATTATCCTCAAAAATGTATGTATgtaaattaaatatatatttatagatGTACATGTATGCATATGTATATATGTTTACAtgcatataaatatatacatgaGATAATTATGTGTGGACATGTTCATGCTATGTAATCTTTTATTTCTCTTAATATATATGTGTTTTTTATAACTGGAGACATGAAGGACTGGTGTGAATATGTTAATAGTAGTAAATCGGCACCTAGTGTTTGTAAATGTCTTTCGTCTATCAACTGTTTTATTTTATAGTTGCTTATATCATACTTTTTTATTTAGAATTTTCCCATCCCCAGTCTTAGTTGGCCAATTCTTTATATTCTCATGAAGATATGAATGAGGAATACCCTCCACATTGTGAATGGAGAAGAAGCACACTAGTATAACCCATGATGTTATCCACGAACAGAAGAACACTGGACCCGTGGTATCATTTAGTGATCAACATTGAAGTCTATGGAAAGACCATGTTTCTTATAGTGAAACTGAAAGAAAATGATAAGAATATGACAATCAGAAGGACATTTGATATTCCGTTTAACAATGGACAAGAAACATCCCACTGTACAGCAACAGTAAGGAGTTTGTGACACTGTAGTGTAGAACAAGTGAAACTGCTACGGCTGGGGGGAGCCGGCCTTATTGCTTATTCTGTCATAATGGATAAAAGGGGCGGAACAACACATTTAAATAGCTCATTGGGCAGCATCGACAAAAAGGATAGCCTTATAGAGGATGATGCTGTGAGTACCAGAGTGTCTGATGTGAATTGTGTGCTTTGTATAGATACATGTTTAGGAGTATAGGAATGTTAGATCGGTAGAGGATTGATATGTGCTTGTTTGTGTAGGCCTCCTGCTCTGTTCTACCCATGCTGAATGTTTCTGATAGACACTGACCGTTACAATCGGATCAATTGTTAAAGAATTATGGTACCCTGCCGGGCCTGTAGATGTGTTAAATCGATCCATATGCATTTCTCAGACTGAAAGCTGAAAACCAAAATaaggtttcaaaaacaatggtaGTCAAAAAGTAGAAAACACACAAATGTATCAATgtatctgatacacacacacggtTTGAAAGCATTTTAAAGTGCCAAAGGTTCAAGTTAAATCTTTAACAAAACAGAGTCAGAGTAGATGTGTGTCACTGCCTTGTAAGATCGCTTTTGTCCTTATTGAGTTTAAAATGGACAACTATCTAACGTGCCAAAGGTAAGCATAGGACTGTGCAGTAAAACCCCTGCATGATTACCTCTGCTGCTTTGGTTAGGAATCCATTAGTTAGCAGTGAAATGAGCAACCTCAAGCATCCTCATATTCCCTAACCTAAAACATAACCCGTTCCCATTTTCATTCTCTTGCATCATTCTGGATGCAATGACAGTTCTTGTTTTGCTCTTTACCATACAACCCTCCTAATTTCTTACATTTGTGATTATGATGATAATTTGTTTCATGTTTTGTAATTTAGGAGATGTTGCATAAAAGAGAAAATCTTTCAAAGTATTTTATTTAAAGAACAAGAAGTAACTTCAAAGGTAAGATAACCTGACCTGTCTTCAAATGTTGGCAGAGGATGAGGAGCTTTAACATCTTCAAAAATGAATATGATAAATGGTTCAAATAAAATCATATTTTAAAATTAAACCAGCAACTAAATAACCATGTGGTGTTATTCTGTTCGATGTGTAATCTGTTCTTGTGTCTTggtgtctctttccctctcagggGGCATGAATCCCTCCATCCCCCAAAAATAACTCCTCATCTGTGAATTACCAAGTGTCTGTTTCCACACTGTGGAGATCATTCATAAAACTATACTCCTGAAGGAAAATGACCTCCTGCGCTGTCTTTTGAAAACCTACTGAAAAATTCATAGATTGTATTTATGTAGGCCTCACTCTCAGCATGTGAACAAGGCAGAAGACACATTTGCTAATCCTCCTGGATTTTGCCGCTTATTTATTTGTTTAAGACTTGGATAAACAGGTGGTGAATTCACAGCAGCAGTTAGTTTTATGAATAATGTGACCCATGTATTTTTAATGTGTCTCAATCTCTAATATTTGCCTATAGTGACAAAAAAATCATTCCATCCCCACAAGATCATTCAAACTCAACCATTTAACTGCAAACCTTAACCCTACTCACACAGTattcactgaacactagaacTAAAGAAAGGTCTGTCTTTATGAAATGCATACTAATAGTTTTCATTGTaccatttaaaaatgttttcctGGATTTGTCAGTGCTTGAGTCACCTGCCCAGATGTGGCACCTGTTCTCAATCTGTAATATCCAATTTGTAGTGTGATGAGTTATTCTGTAATGTCATCATATTATGGCATCTAATAAGTAATCTGTCAGATAATAGAGACCTTAATAATACTCTGCTGTGGTGAATTACTCTGGCACCATCTAACGGCTGTATAGAGCAGTGACTGACTGTTCATACTAGTACCAAAGCTGTTTTGTGCTTTCTTGGTCCTGTCCATGTGTGAGACCCTCTGCCATTCAATTGATAATACTGCTGTCATGAAATGACATTAGATGTTAGCTACGGGGGACATAATTCCAGGTTGATGAGTTGCCAAACAATCCAATAGGTTTCAGTAGACGGTAAATATTGTAGCCATGTCAATGTTTCAGAGGGATGTTAGTAATATCCTAGGTATACAGTGATATATATATCCTCCTCCCTTTTCTAcagttaaaggcccaatgcagtcgTTTTTATACCAATAGCAAATCATTTCTTGGTACCTTTAATACATTtccattaaaatgggcaaaagtaTCTTTTTAGCATGAAACTATTTTTAAAAGCAATAATTTTGctgggactgtctgggagtggtctgtgtggggaggggaaaacggaaaactagctgttattggcagggaAGTTTGGAACTCTTTGTTATTAGTTTATTAACCAATTTAGCGTATGGCGTTGACACCATGGAAAGCCGAAACTCTCtcccatgcaaacctgctgataagaaggtcctgtgtagattgtattttcaccTAGCAACCATCAGAAAATAACACTGATCAAAAGTGTTTACACTTTtaaagtgttagtttcatcacctgttgtacaatatgatataaaacacagaaaaaaaatgattttgactgcactgggcctttaaatttGAGTTGGATGAGTCATTTTTGCCTCTCAATTCCTTTGACCCCAAACCCCTCCCGTCCTGTACTCCTACTTCCCCTGACCAATCCTGACAGACTCTGACAGCCTCTCCAGCCTATCGACACAACAGCACAGCCTATCAGATGGAGAGGAGCAGCTGGACCGCCTCCAGCAGGCGGAGCTCACTCGAAACATGCCCATGTCACTGTGGAAGGCAGGGGCAGTACAAGCCTGGCTGGAGGTTGTCATGGCAATGCCCATGTATATCCGTGCTTGCACGGAAAACGTCAAAAGTGGCAAGGTACGGCCTCTACGCTTCAACATGTAACAAGTACACATCCACTTTAAGCCTAATTTCAGGACTTGTTTTTATACAACCTGTAACGATGGTAACATTATTTCTAAGAATCCCTCGTCCTCCCAGTAAAACAGGAATTTCAGCATGCGTTCCTTCCTCATAGCATCTGCATTAAATGTAGTATTCCCTCGTccatgcttgcatgtgtgtgtgtgtgccttagtGTAAGAGTAACTTTCAGTGCAGGTGTATATTGATAAGAGTGCTCTGGATGGGTGTCCCCTGGTTACAGGTGCTGCTGGGGCTGACAGACGAGGACCTGGAACTGGGACTGGGTATCAGTAAGCCCATGCACCGCAGGAAGCTACGCCTCGCCATTGAGGACTACAGGGAGGCAGAGGCTGGCCAGGGGTaagctgcaacacacacacacacacaacacacacacacattactaagTGTGACCGCCTAAACTTTCAGGCTATCAAAGGCTGCAGAAATGGACCATCACTGGGTTGCCAAATCTTGGTTGAGTGATGTCGGGTTGCCACAGTATTCCCAAGCCTTCCAAAATCAACTGGTGGATGGTCGGGTGCTCAACTCCCTCAGCCGACGAGACCTAGAGAGACTCCTGAACGTCACCACAGAGTCCCACCAAAACAGCCTGCTCCTGGCTATACAGCTCCTGCAACTGATCAACTTCAACAAAGAGGTCAGAACTGTAGTCATATTACCAATACTGTGACATTAGAGTGACCACTCAGCCTCTCCTCACTGTGTACTTGTGTTGCTGTGGTTAGAATtgtaacagtacagtactgtaaccGTATAGTAACATTACCGTATTGTAACCGTATAGTAACAATAACATAGTGTAACCGTATAGTTTCAGTACTGCATTGCAACCGCATAGTAACAGTACTGTATTGTAGCCGTATAGTAACAGTACTGTATTGTAACCGCATAGTAACAGTACTGTATTGTAACCGTATAGTAACAATAACGTAGTGTAACCATATAGTTTCAGTACTGTATTGTAACCGTATAGTAACAGTAACGTATTGTAACCGCATAGTAACAGTACTGTATTGTAACCGTATAGTAACAATAGCGTAGTGTAACCGTTTAGTAACAGTAACGTATTGTAACCGTACAGTAACAATAGCGTATTGTAACCGTATAGTAACAATAGCGTATTGTAACCACATAGTAACAGTACAGTATTGTAACCGCATAGTAACAGTATCGTACTGTAAccttatagtaactgtactgtattgtaaccGTACCGTATTGTAACCGTATAGTAACAATACCGTATTGTAACCGtatagtaacagtaacatttTGTAACTGTATAGTAACAGTACAGTGTTGTAACCGTATAGTAACAAAAGCGTATTGTAACTGTATAGTAACAATAGTGTATAATAACCGTATAGCAGCAGTACAGTATTGTAACCGTATAGTAACAGTACAGTATTGTAACCATATAGTAACAATACCGTATTGTAACTGTATAGTAACAGTACCATATTGTAACTGTATAGTAACAGTACCGTATTGTAACCGTATAGTAACAGTACCGTATTGTAACTGTATAGTAACAGTACCGTATTGTAACTGTATAGTAACAGTACCGTATTGTAACTGTATAGTAACAGTACCGTATTGTAACTGTATAGTAACAGTACAGTATTGTAACCATATAGTAACAATACCGTATTGTAACTGTATAGTAACAGTACCATATTGTAACTGTATAGTAACAGTACCGTATTGTAACCGTATAGTAACAGTACCGTATTGTAACTGTATAGTAACCGTACCGTACTGTAACCGTATAGTAACAATACCGTATTGTAACCGTATAGTAACAGTACCGTATTGCAATCTTATA
Coding sequences:
- the LOC129851167 gene encoding kazrin-like isoform X4, whose protein sequence is MRSDREEGTPVLLREEVAQLQEEVHLLRQMKDMLSKDLEETQGQGGCSSHLLSDTELRVQMGDKEQELDRVKEALQAMKSDRKRLKMEKADLVNQMQQLYTTLESREEQLRDFIRNYDQHRKESEDAVKALAKEKDVLEREKWDLRRQTKEATEQACILRSHMDIKENRIKELEAELTMAKQSLATLTKDVPKRQSLAMPSEPVVNGSQEWAMQGDLPLTAAIRQSQQTLYHGHTVDRQAVVRVSPCHSRQPSTISDASAADGDRSSTPSDINSPRHRTHSLCNSMEDLEDQKRKTKKKEKMCLGSLSRVFARGKQRKSMDPGLFDDSDSLSSLSTQQHSLSDGEEQLDRLQQAELTRNMPMSLWKAGAVQAWLEVVMAMPMYIRACTENVKSGKVLLGLTDEDLELGLGISKPMHRRKLRLAIEDYREAEAGQGLSKAAEMDHHWVAKSWLSDVGLPQYSQAFQNQLVDGRVLNSLSRRDLERLLNVTTESHQNSLLLAIQLLQLINFNKEVLQARRAQCEHQHQDPVVWTCHRVMKWIRDIDLKEYADSLHGRGVHGAVLALDPSFDADAMGRALGIPSHKHMLHRHLYEEMKALAIPARHSSIEQDCDASGTPPQSPSAVSRYNDESVSMRRRPGKSPLRFSPKTAIGRGLGYHGSCGSLPREARVQAVPRTKGSPMHTYNSVEITNV